A genome region from Deltaproteobacteria bacterium includes the following:
- a CDS encoding ABC transporter ATP-binding protein encodes MEPEVVFHAEGLAKVYRVGEVEVHALRDVDLELARGELVVILGPSGSGKSTLLNILGGLDVPTRGRVRFLDHELTADDEQALTAYRREHVGFVFQFYNLIPSLTARENVALVTEIAERPIDPGEALALVGLEARADHFPAQLSGGEQQRVAIARAVAKRPDVLLCDEPTGALDFETGVRVLEVLAHANRELGTTTAVITHNAAIAGMADRVIRMRSGRIVEARRNTERLAPAALAW; translated from the coding sequence ATGGAGCCCGAGGTCGTCTTCCACGCCGAGGGCCTCGCCAAGGTCTACCGGGTCGGCGAGGTGGAGGTGCACGCGCTGCGCGACGTGGACCTCGAGCTCGCGCGCGGCGAGCTGGTGGTGATCCTGGGCCCTTCGGGCAGCGGCAAGTCGACCCTGCTCAACATCCTGGGCGGCCTCGACGTCCCGACCCGCGGCCGCGTGCGCTTCCTCGACCACGAGCTCACCGCCGACGACGAGCAGGCGCTGACGGCCTACCGCCGCGAGCACGTGGGCTTCGTGTTCCAGTTCTACAACCTGATCCCGAGCCTGACCGCGCGCGAGAACGTGGCGCTCGTGACCGAGATCGCCGAGCGGCCGATCGACCCGGGCGAGGCGCTGGCGCTGGTCGGCCTCGAAGCGCGCGCCGACCACTTCCCGGCCCAGCTCTCGGGCGGCGAGCAGCAGCGCGTGGCGATCGCCCGCGCGGTGGCCAAGCGCCCGGACGTCCTGCTCTGCGACGAGCCGACGGGCGCCCTCGACTTCGAGACCGGCGTGCGCGTGCTCGAGGTGCTCGCCCACGCGAACCGCGAGCTCGGCACGACGACCGCGGTGATCACCCACAACGCCGCGATCGCCGGCATGGCGGACCGCGTGATCCGCATGCGCAGCGGGCGCATCGTCGAGGCGCGCCGCAACACCGAGCGGCTCGCGCCGGCCGCGCTCGCCTGGTGA
- the pgsA gene encoding CDP-diacylglycerol--glycerol-3-phosphate 3-phosphatidyltransferase — translation MATSLDEPSSVRAPAAPPAERLWNLPNTITILRTCAVPVLLLFPPLAAGRLGSQVLAWIFIVAAVTDLLDGWLARRGQQVTRIGKLLDPLADKLLAATALIVLLAAGRIPVWGTPMVVVIIGRELAVTGLRGFAQADGHIMAAGWPGKLKTLLQNIAIGALLFPTPQWGLPAHTVGLAFLVAATVLTLWSGYGYFASYFAAGERRPQENRG, via the coding sequence ATGGCGACTTCCCTCGATGAGCCGAGCTCGGTCCGGGCGCCGGCCGCCCCCCCGGCCGAGCGGCTCTGGAACCTCCCCAACACCATCACGATCCTGCGGACCTGCGCGGTCCCCGTCCTGCTCCTCTTCCCCCCGCTCGCCGCCGGCCGCCTCGGCTCCCAGGTCCTGGCCTGGATCTTCATCGTGGCCGCCGTGACCGACCTGCTCGACGGCTGGCTGGCCCGGCGCGGGCAGCAGGTCACCCGCATCGGTAAGCTCCTCGACCCCCTGGCCGACAAGCTGCTCGCCGCGACGGCCCTGATCGTGCTGCTCGCGGCGGGGCGGATCCCGGTCTGGGGGACCCCGATGGTCGTGGTGATCATCGGGCGCGAGCTGGCGGTCACGGGCCTGCGGGGCTTCGCCCAGGCCGACGGCCACATCATGGCGGCAGGCTGGCCGGGGAAGCTCAAGACGCTGCTGCAGAACATCGCGATCGGGGCGCTGCTCTTCCCGACCCCGCAATGGGGCCTGCCGGCACACACGGTGGGGCTGGCCTTCCTGGTGGCCGCGACCGTGCTGACGCTCTGGTCCGGCTACGGCTACTTCGCGAGCTACTTCGCCGCGGGCGAGCGACGCCCGCAGGAGAACCGAGGATGA
- a CDS encoding ABC transporter permease, producing the protein MKALDRKLWRDLWILRGQGLAIALVVACGVATVVTTRVGYESLLASRADYYARYRFADVFAQLVRAPEALRGEIAAIPGVAAVETRVVAEVTLDVPGLPEPATGRLVSVPERHTPVLNDVYLRRGRWLEPGRRDEVIASEAFAEANGLAPGDRIGAVLDGRWQALRIVGIGLSPEYVYELLGTNLFPDNRRFGVLWMSRDALGPAFEMEGAFDDVALRLLPGASEEEVIARLDRLLERWGGLGAYGRDDQVSHRFLSDEIRQNRVFGTVLPAIFLGVAAFLLHIVLSRLVATQREQIAVLKAFGYRPARIGAHYLAFAGAWVALGSVCGVLLGLWWAAEINRLYGQFYRFPLLRYAPGASVIAIAVGVSALAAIGGAGSAVRRVLRLPAAEAMRPEAPARFRPGWLERSGAAARLPASVRMIWRNLARRPGRAALSVLGIALAVAILIVGRFFVDAIEYLGNVQFRLVQREDLTVLFHDPRPVRARYELAALPGVRRAEPFRVVAARLRHGHVERRIPVFGLEPGGELRRIIAADLAAVPVPPAGVVLTTKLAEILGVGPGDALTVEVLEGERPVRTVRVAALADELLGLSAYMSADALHRLLREDASLSGAFLRVDARAAPRVYAALKHMPAVAGATTRSAALQGFEDTLARSLGVFTTVLVTFAAVIAAAMVYNAARIALSERSRELASLRVLGFTRREVALLLLGEQALLTVAAIPLGFWIGYRLCAALAASYQWELFRMPLVVSERTFAFALLVVALAALASGLAVRLRLDRIDLVEVLKTRE; encoded by the coding sequence GTGAAGGCCCTCGACCGCAAGCTCTGGCGGGACCTCTGGATCCTGCGCGGCCAGGGGCTCGCGATCGCGCTCGTGGTGGCCTGCGGCGTCGCCACCGTCGTGACGACGCGGGTCGGCTACGAGTCGCTGCTGGCCTCGCGGGCCGACTACTACGCGCGCTACCGCTTCGCCGACGTCTTCGCGCAGCTCGTGCGCGCGCCCGAGGCACTGCGCGGCGAGATCGCGGCGATCCCCGGCGTCGCGGCGGTCGAGACCCGGGTGGTGGCGGAGGTGACGCTCGACGTGCCGGGCCTGCCCGAGCCCGCCACGGGGCGCCTGGTCTCCGTGCCGGAGCGACACACGCCCGTGCTGAACGACGTCTACCTGCGCCGCGGCCGCTGGCTCGAGCCCGGGCGCCGCGACGAGGTGATCGCGAGCGAGGCCTTCGCCGAGGCCAACGGGCTCGCGCCCGGCGACCGGATCGGCGCGGTGCTCGACGGGCGCTGGCAGGCCCTGCGCATCGTCGGGATCGGGCTCTCGCCCGAGTACGTCTACGAGCTCCTCGGCACCAACCTGTTTCCCGACAACCGCCGCTTCGGCGTGCTCTGGATGAGCCGTGACGCGCTCGGACCCGCCTTCGAGATGGAGGGCGCCTTCGACGACGTGGCGCTGCGGCTCCTGCCGGGCGCGAGCGAGGAGGAGGTGATCGCGCGCCTCGACCGGCTCCTCGAGCGCTGGGGCGGGCTTGGCGCCTACGGGCGCGACGACCAGGTCTCGCACCGCTTCCTCTCCGACGAGATCCGCCAGAACCGGGTCTTCGGCACCGTGCTGCCCGCGATCTTCCTGGGCGTCGCGGCCTTCCTGCTCCACATCGTGCTCTCGCGCCTGGTCGCCACCCAGCGCGAGCAGATCGCGGTGCTGAAGGCCTTCGGCTACCGGCCGGCGCGGATCGGCGCGCACTACCTCGCCTTCGCGGGCGCGTGGGTGGCGCTGGGCTCCGTGTGCGGCGTGCTCCTCGGCCTCTGGTGGGCCGCCGAGATCAACCGCCTCTACGGCCAGTTCTACCGCTTCCCGCTCCTGCGCTACGCGCCGGGCGCCAGCGTGATCGCGATCGCGGTCGGCGTCTCGGCGCTGGCGGCGATCGGCGGCGCCGGGAGCGCCGTGCGGCGCGTGCTGCGGCTGCCGGCCGCCGAGGCGATGCGCCCCGAGGCGCCGGCGCGCTTCCGGCCGGGCTGGCTCGAACGCAGCGGAGCCGCGGCGCGCCTGCCCGCCTCGGTGCGCATGATCTGGCGCAACCTCGCCCGCCGGCCCGGACGCGCGGCGCTCTCGGTGCTCGGGATCGCGCTCGCCGTCGCGATCCTGATCGTCGGGCGCTTCTTCGTCGACGCGATCGAGTACCTGGGCAACGTGCAGTTCCGGCTCGTGCAGCGCGAGGACCTCACCGTGCTCTTCCACGACCCGCGCCCCGTGCGCGCCCGCTACGAGCTGGCCGCCTTGCCCGGCGTGCGGCGCGCCGAGCCCTTCCGCGTGGTGGCGGCGCGCCTGCGCCACGGACACGTCGAGCGGCGCATCCCGGTGTTCGGGCTCGAACCCGGGGGCGAGCTGCGCAGGATCATCGCGGCGGACCTGGCCGCCGTGCCGGTGCCGCCCGCCGGCGTGGTCCTCACCACGAAGCTCGCCGAGATCCTGGGCGTGGGGCCCGGCGATGCGCTCACGGTCGAGGTGCTCGAGGGCGAGCGCCCGGTGCGGACCGTGCGGGTGGCTGCCCTCGCCGACGAGCTGCTCGGGCTCTCGGCCTACATGAGCGCGGACGCGCTGCACCGGCTGCTGCGCGAGGACGCCTCGCTCTCGGGCGCCTTCCTGCGCGTGGATGCGCGCGCCGCCCCGCGCGTCTACGCGGCGCTCAAGCACATGCCCGCGGTGGCCGGCGCCACCACGCGGAGCGCAGCGCTCCAGGGCTTCGAGGACACGCTCGCGCGGAGCCTCGGCGTCTTCACGACCGTGCTCGTCACCTTCGCCGCGGTGATCGCCGCGGCGATGGTCTACAACGCGGCGCGCATCGCGCTCTCCGAGCGCAGCCGCGAGCTCGCGAGCCTGCGCGTGCTCGGCTTCACGCGCCGCGAGGTGGCGCTCCTCCTGCTCGGCGAGCAGGCGCTCCTCACCGTGGCCGCGATCCCGCTCGGCTTCTGGATCGGCTATCGCCTGTGCGCCGCCCTGGCGGCGTCCTACCAGTGGGAGCTCTTCCGCATGCCGCTCGTCGTGAGCGAGCGCACCTTCGCCTTCGCGCTGCTCGTGGTGGCGCTCGCGGCGCTCGCCTCGGGCCTGGCCGTGCGCCTGCGCCTCGACCGGATCGACCTGGTCGAGGTGCTGAAGACCCGCGAGTGA
- the nadB gene encoding L-aspartate oxidase, with amino-acid sequence MSERHDFDFLVLGSGLSGLFFALRVADQGRVAIVTKRSADESATAQAQGGIAAVLGSDDSFEEHLRDTLVAGAGLCHDDVVQHVVERAPAAIEALVRLGVRFDPAAPGAPSGGGYALGREGGHTRRRILHHRDATGRELERALLERARAHPQIGFFEDHLAVDLITARRSGAPGPERCLGAYVLDRTSQLVHRFLAPITLLATGGAGKVYLYTSNPDVASGDGVAMAYRAGATVANMEFMQFHPTCLFHPHAKSFLVTEAVRGEGGILRTRSGEAFMPRYHEMADLAPRDVVARAIDAELKRSGAEHVLLDITHRDPAFVRERFPNVHRRCLEFGIDMTRQPIPVVPAAHYTCGGVRTDLRGETDLRNLFAAGEAACTGLHGANRLASNSLLECAVFADAAARESLKRVGEAPAPESVPAWQAHWVRDSDEAVMITQNWEEVRRFMWNYVGIVRSKKRLERARHRLALLQDEIDDYYWNFRVTPDLIELRNLALVASLVIECADWRKESRGLHYNLDHPETDDARFRVDTLVRKAVGAGPRVDAPGA; translated from the coding sequence ATGTCGGAACGTCACGACTTCGACTTCCTGGTCCTCGGCAGCGGCCTGTCCGGTCTGTTCTTCGCGCTCCGGGTCGCCGACCAGGGGCGGGTCGCGATCGTGACCAAGCGCAGCGCCGACGAGTCGGCCACCGCCCAGGCCCAGGGCGGGATCGCCGCCGTGCTCGGCTCCGACGACAGCTTCGAGGAGCACCTGCGCGACACGCTCGTGGCGGGCGCCGGCCTGTGTCACGACGACGTGGTCCAGCATGTCGTCGAGCGCGCGCCGGCGGCGATCGAGGCGCTCGTGCGCCTCGGCGTGCGCTTCGACCCGGCGGCGCCGGGCGCCCCGAGCGGCGGGGGCTACGCCCTCGGCCGCGAGGGCGGGCACACGCGGCGCCGCATCCTCCACCACCGCGACGCCACCGGCCGCGAGCTCGAGCGCGCGCTCCTCGAGCGCGCCCGCGCGCACCCCCAGATCGGCTTCTTCGAGGACCACCTGGCCGTCGACCTGATCACGGCCCGGCGCTCCGGCGCGCCGGGCCCCGAACGCTGCCTCGGCGCCTACGTGCTCGACCGCACGAGCCAGCTCGTGCACCGCTTCCTCGCGCCGATCACGCTGCTCGCGACCGGCGGCGCCGGCAAGGTCTACCTCTACACCTCGAACCCCGACGTGGCCTCGGGCGACGGCGTGGCGATGGCGTATCGCGCGGGCGCCACCGTCGCCAACATGGAGTTCATGCAGTTCCACCCGACCTGCCTCTTCCACCCGCACGCGAAGTCCTTCCTGGTGACCGAGGCGGTGCGCGGCGAGGGCGGCATCCTGCGCACCCGCAGCGGGGAGGCCTTCATGCCCCGCTACCACGAGATGGCCGACCTGGCGCCCCGCGACGTCGTGGCGCGCGCCATCGACGCCGAGCTCAAGCGCTCGGGCGCCGAGCACGTGCTGCTCGACATCACCCACCGCGATCCCGCCTTCGTGCGCGAGCGCTTCCCGAACGTGCATCGCCGCTGCCTCGAGTTCGGGATCGACATGACGCGCCAGCCGATCCCGGTGGTGCCCGCGGCGCACTACACCTGCGGCGGCGTGCGCACGGACCTGCGCGGCGAGACCGACCTGCGCAACCTCTTCGCCGCCGGCGAGGCGGCCTGCACAGGTCTGCACGGCGCGAACCGGCTCGCCTCGAACTCGCTCCTCGAGTGCGCGGTCTTCGCCGACGCCGCCGCGCGCGAGAGCCTGAAGCGGGTGGGCGAGGCCCCGGCGCCCGAGAGCGTCCCGGCCTGGCAGGCGCACTGGGTCCGCGACAGCGACGAGGCGGTCATGATCACCCAGAACTGGGAAGAGGTGCGCCGCTTCATGTGGAACTACGTGGGCATCGTGCGCAGCAAGAAGCGCCTCGAGCGCGCGCGCCACCGGCTGGCGCTGCTCCAGGACGAGATCGACGACTACTACTGGAACTTCCGGGTGACCCCGGACCTGATCGAGCTGCGCAACCTGGCGCTGGTCGCCTCGCTCGTGATC
- a CDS encoding HlyD family efflux transporter periplasmic adaptor subunit — protein MAAAALGIYWLWRPQPIAVDVAAARRGPLEVTVDEEGETRVRERYVVAAPTAGRLLRIALEEGDPVAAGAVVARIEPAPLGPRDLAAAQARLEAAQASESAAAARVELAEAALAQAQRDAARAERLHRAGTLSDDAREQARLAETSAAREHEEARYAADAARHEVEAARALLIAAGGGTAASGDGSGAGVPCAGDTPCVAARAPVAGEVLRVLEESERIVAPGTPLVEIGDPHALEIVSDLLSRDAVRVSPGDRVRIEDWGGPGALEARVRRVEPSGFTKISALGVEEQRVNVISDLLRPEPRLGDGYRVEVRIVVWEAPDVLQVPASALFRAGEEWAVFVVEQGRARERLVEAGEQGAFQTGIRGGLAEGETVILHPSDRLHDGTRVAPHPTTAPIAPTAPTPPAPPAAPAAPGAPRP, from the coding sequence GTGGCCGCCGCCGCCCTGGGGATCTACTGGCTGTGGCGCCCGCAGCCGATCGCGGTGGACGTGGCGGCGGCGCGGCGCGGCCCGCTCGAGGTCACCGTCGACGAGGAGGGCGAGACGCGCGTGCGCGAGCGCTACGTGGTGGCGGCGCCGACCGCCGGGCGCCTGCTGCGCATCGCGCTCGAAGAGGGCGACCCGGTCGCGGCCGGCGCGGTCGTGGCGCGCATCGAGCCCGCTCCCCTGGGCCCTCGCGACCTCGCGGCGGCGCAGGCCCGGCTCGAGGCCGCGCAGGCCTCCGAGAGCGCCGCCGCGGCGCGCGTCGAGCTCGCGGAGGCGGCGCTCGCCCAGGCACAGCGCGACGCCGCGCGCGCCGAGCGCCTGCACCGCGCCGGCACCCTCAGCGACGACGCGCGCGAGCAGGCGCGCCTTGCCGAGACCAGCGCCGCGCGCGAGCACGAGGAGGCGCGCTACGCGGCCGACGCCGCGCGGCACGAGGTGGAGGCGGCGCGGGCCCTCCTGATCGCAGCCGGCGGCGGGACCGCTGCGTCCGGGGACGGCTCCGGCGCGGGGGTGCCGTGCGCCGGCGACACCCCGTGCGTGGCCGCACGCGCTCCGGTCGCCGGGGAGGTCCTGCGCGTGCTCGAGGAGAGCGAGCGGATCGTCGCCCCCGGCACGCCGCTCGTCGAGATCGGCGACCCCCACGCGCTCGAGATCGTGTCGGACCTGCTCTCGCGCGACGCCGTTCGCGTGTCGCCTGGCGACCGCGTGCGCATCGAGGACTGGGGCGGCCCGGGCGCGCTCGAGGCGCGGGTGCGGCGCGTCGAGCCCTCGGGCTTCACGAAGATCTCCGCGCTCGGCGTCGAGGAGCAGCGCGTGAACGTGATCTCGGACCTGCTCCGCCCCGAGCCCCGGCTCGGCGACGGCTACCGCGTCGAGGTGCGGATCGTCGTCTGGGAGGCCCCCGACGTCCTCCAGGTCCCCGCGAGCGCCCTGTTCCGCGCGGGTGAGGAGTGGGCGGTCTTCGTCGTCGAGCAGGGGCGGGCGCGCGAGCGCCTCGTCGAGGCCGGCGAGCAGGGCGCCTTCCAGACCGGGATCCGGGGCGGCCTCGCCGAGGGCGAGACCGTGATCCTCCACCCGAGCGACCGCCTGCACGACGGCACCCGGGTGGCCCCACACCCCACGACCGCCCCGATCGCCCCGACCGCCCCGACGCCTCCGGCGCCGCCCGCTGCCCCCGCTGCGCCCGGCGCTCCGCGCCCCTGA
- a CDS encoding nucleotide sugar dehydrogenase: MTRLGDLGARIEGREARIGVMGLGYVGLPLAVEFAKVGFPVTGFELDAEKARAIQESRSYIEDVPQADVAAMRESGRLHATTDMSELAGCDVINVCVPTPLTKTKDPDFSFMASAVEEIRKRLRGGQLVILGSTTYPGTTHELFLPLLEASGLTVGKDFGLAFAPERIDPANKQFKVKNVPKVVGGETPLCTELAVKVFQPVFETVVPVSSSQAAEMVKLLENTFRAINIGLANEVALMCDRLGLDVWEVIEAAATKPYGYMKFLPGPGLGGHCIPIDPTYLSWKMKALNFPARFIELATEINTQMPTHVVRRAGDILNEDRIAVNGSRILLLGVAYKPNVSDMRESPAIEVAEGLLRKGALLDYHDPHVPEFHVGAHVLKSVDLDDATLAATDLVVIVTDHEAVDYQRVVDRAQRVFDTRNATKKVRNHREKVRKL; this comes from the coding sequence ATGACGAGACTGGGGGACCTGGGGGCCCGGATCGAGGGCCGCGAGGCGCGGATCGGTGTCATGGGGCTCGGCTACGTGGGGCTGCCGCTCGCGGTCGAGTTCGCGAAGGTGGGCTTCCCGGTGACCGGCTTCGAGCTCGACGCCGAGAAGGCCCGCGCGATCCAGGAGTCGCGCTCCTACATCGAGGACGTCCCGCAGGCCGACGTCGCGGCCATGCGCGAGAGCGGCCGCCTGCACGCCACCACCGACATGAGCGAGCTGGCCGGCTGCGACGTGATCAACGTCTGCGTGCCCACGCCGCTCACCAAGACCAAGGACCCCGACTTCTCGTTCATGGCGTCGGCCGTGGAGGAGATCCGCAAGCGCCTGCGCGGCGGGCAGCTCGTGATCCTCGGCAGCACCACCTACCCGGGCACCACCCACGAGCTCTTCCTGCCCCTGCTCGAGGCCTCGGGCCTCACGGTCGGCAAGGACTTCGGGCTCGCCTTCGCGCCCGAGCGCATCGACCCCGCCAACAAGCAGTTCAAGGTGAAGAACGTCCCGAAGGTGGTGGGGGGCGAGACGCCGCTGTGCACCGAGCTCGCGGTGAAGGTCTTCCAGCCGGTCTTCGAGACGGTCGTGCCGGTGTCGTCCTCGCAGGCCGCGGAGATGGTGAAGCTCCTCGAGAACACCTTCCGCGCCATCAACATCGGCCTCGCCAACGAGGTGGCGCTGATGTGCGACCGCCTCGGCCTCGACGTCTGGGAGGTGATCGAGGCCGCCGCCACCAAGCCCTACGGCTACATGAAGTTCCTGCCCGGCCCGGGCCTCGGTGGCCACTGCATCCCGATCGACCCGACCTATCTCTCCTGGAAGATGAAGGCGCTGAACTTCCCGGCGCGCTTCATCGAGCTCGCGACCGAGATCAACACCCAGATGCCGACCCACGTCGTGCGCCGCGCGGGCGACATCCTGAACGAGGACCGCATCGCCGTGAACGGCTCGCGCATCCTGCTGCTCGGCGTGGCCTACAAGCCGAACGTGTCGGACATGCGCGAGTCGCCGGCCATCGAGGTGGCCGAGGGCCTGCTCCGCAAGGGCGCCCTCCTCGACTACCACGACCCCCACGTCCCCGAGTTCCACGTCGGCGCGCACGTGCTGAAGAGCGTGGACCTCGACGACGCCACGCTCGCCGCAACCGACCTCGTCGTGATCGTCACCGACCACGAGGCGGTCGACTACCAGCGCGTGGTGGACCGGGCCCAGCGCGTCTTCGACACCCGCAACGCGACCAAGAAGGTCCGGAACCACCGCGAGAAGGTGCGCAAGCTCTAG
- a CDS encoding lytic transglycosylase domain-containing protein — MPARSRNPGLVAWALAAALLAAGSAPAEVYRFVDDQGVVHLTDSPTSRSYAKYRPTIHGSGKGISIITRRSSILGLGRREIRYAMSSLRLPEGRPEPSSYDALIERAALRHGVPAALVKAVVKTESNFQRHAVSSKGAQGLMQLMPATAADLGVEDAFSAEENVTGGTRYLRAMLDRYGDWKQALAAYNAGPGAVDQYGGIPPYQETRQYVERVLQYYRRYDGDFPR; from the coding sequence TTGCCGGCACGATCGAGGAACCCGGGGCTCGTCGCATGGGCGCTCGCCGCCGCCTTGCTGGCGGCTGGGAGCGCGCCGGCCGAAGTCTACCGCTTCGTCGACGACCAGGGCGTGGTCCACCTGACCGACTCCCCGACCAGCCGCAGCTACGCGAAGTACCGCCCGACGATCCACGGCAGCGGCAAGGGCATCAGCATCATCACCCGCCGCTCCTCGATCCTGGGGCTCGGCCGGCGCGAGATCCGCTACGCCATGAGCTCGCTCCGGCTCCCCGAGGGCCGCCCCGAGCCGAGCTCCTACGACGCCCTGATCGAGCGGGCTGCCCTGCGCCACGGGGTCCCCGCGGCCCTCGTCAAGGCCGTCGTCAAGACCGAGTCGAACTTCCAGCGCCACGCCGTCTCGAGCAAGGGCGCCCAGGGCCTGATGCAGCTCATGCCGGCGACCGCCGCGGACCTGGGGGTCGAGGACGCCTTCAGCGCCGAGGAGAACGTCACCGGCGGCACCCGCTACCTGCGGGCGATGCTCGACCGCTACGGCGACTGGAAGCAGGCGCTGGCGGCCTACAACGCCGGGCCGGGCGCGGTGGACCAGTACGGCGGGATCCCGCCCTACCAGGAGACGCGGCAATACGTCGAGCGCGTCCTCCAGTACTATCGCCGCTACGATGGCGACTTCCCTCGATGA
- a CDS encoding DUF433 domain-containing protein, producing the protein MTRFERITSDPERMNGQPCIRSLRLTVRRVLEALAIYPDREALRREYPELEDEDIRQALAYAAAALDDRLLDLPRSA; encoded by the coding sequence ATGACCCGCTTCGAACGCATCACATCCGACCCCGAGCGAATGAACGGCCAACCCTGCATCCGTAGCCTGCGCCTCACCGTGCGCCGCGTCCTCGAAGCGCTCGCCATCTACCCGGACCGCGAGGCTCTCCGTCGCGAGTATCCGGAGCTCGAGGACGAGGACATCCGCCAGGCCCTCGCCTATGCGGCCGCAGCGCTCGACGACCGGTTGCTCGATCTGCCGAGATCGGCTTGA
- a CDS encoding DUF5615 family PIN-like protein — MLDQGLPRSTVERLSERGIETVHAADVGLAAAPDASILSFAREEGRVVVTLDADFHALLVRSGEGAPSVIRLRIDRATAELVTELVVLVLDRCREDLENGAMVSTNGARVRVRRLVGTR; from the coding sequence TTGCTCGATCAGGGTCTCCCGCGCAGCACGGTGGAGCGTTTGAGCGAGCGCGGAATCGAGACTGTGCACGCCGCGGATGTCGGGCTCGCTGCCGCGCCAGATGCCTCGATCCTCTCCTTCGCCCGCGAAGAGGGTCGCGTCGTCGTGACGCTGGACGCGGACTTCCACGCGCTTCTCGTTCGATCGGGCGAGGGAGCGCCGTCCGTGATTCGACTCCGCATCGACCGCGCGACGGCGGAGCTCGTGACCGAGCTGGTCGTGTTGGTGCTGGATCGCTGTCGCGAGGACCTCGAGAACGGCGCGATGGTTTCGACGAATGGCGCGCGCGTGCGCGTGCGGCGACTCGTCGGAACGCGCTGA